One window of Mesoplasma syrphidae genomic DNA carries:
- the thiI gene encoding tRNA uracil 4-sulfurtransferase ThiI encodes MKNILIRYGELTLKGNNRSHFIAKLIQNIKFKLKPFKENVVYIKDNNSLTLEVADEYVEEVVKELQTVFGIYSLSIVEKSALNFEEITQAVLKIARNSLKKRFKLEVTRKDKTFPMSSTEIKQKLAPIVLRDIGDLIVDVHNPDLKIEIVIKKGHVDIFDTRVEALKGLPVGVSGKGLSLLSGGIDSPVASFLTMKRGMQVDFIHFMTPPHTSPEALEKVFKLAEKTARFNHQQFKLYVCDFAMLLQELQHMPDESYKITIMRRMFMRIANQVAHKINAKALVTGESLGQVASQTIDSINVINSTSELTILRPVLTYDKEEIIAISKFIDTYETSILPFDDVCSMFVPKQPVTKPKHWVAEQQEQAIMWEEILKYTVENLVDIYVFKDKKFIKEEKDKLGIK; translated from the coding sequence ATGAAAAATATTCTTATAAGATATGGAGAGTTGACTTTAAAAGGTAACAATCGCAGTCACTTTATTGCTAAGCTAATTCAAAATATCAAATTTAAATTAAAACCTTTTAAAGAAAATGTTGTATATATCAAGGATAACAATTCTTTGACTTTAGAAGTAGCAGACGAGTATGTTGAAGAAGTCGTAAAAGAGTTACAAACTGTATTTGGAATTTACTCACTATCAATTGTTGAAAAATCAGCTTTGAATTTTGAAGAAATTACTCAAGCAGTTTTAAAAATAGCACGTAACTCATTAAAAAAGCGTTTTAAACTTGAAGTCACTAGAAAAGATAAAACATTCCCAATGTCAAGTACTGAGATTAAACAAAAATTGGCTCCAATAGTACTACGTGATATTGGTGATCTAATTGTTGATGTCCATAATCCAGATTTAAAAATTGAAATTGTTATTAAAAAAGGGCATGTTGATATTTTTGATACTAGAGTAGAAGCCTTAAAAGGCTTACCAGTCGGAGTATCAGGAAAAGGACTTTCGTTGTTGAGCGGAGGAATAGATTCACCTGTAGCATCTTTTTTAACTATGAAGCGTGGAATGCAAGTTGATTTCATTCATTTTATGACACCTCCACATACATCTCCAGAAGCTTTAGAAAAAGTCTTTAAATTAGCTGAAAAAACGGCTCGTTTTAATCATCAGCAATTTAAATTATATGTTTGTGATTTTGCAATGTTGCTTCAAGAGCTGCAACATATGCCTGATGAAAGTTATAAAATAACTATCATGCGTAGAATGTTTATGCGAATTGCAAATCAAGTAGCACATAAAATTAATGCTAAAGCTTTAGTTACAGGAGAATCATTAGGTCAGGTGGCTTCACAAACAATTGATAGTATTAATGTAATCAACTCGACTAGTGAATTAACAATCTTGCGACCTGTTTTGACATACGATAAAGAGGAAATTATTGCAATTTCAAAGTTTATTGACACTTATGAAACTTCAATCTTGCCATTTGATGATGTTTGTTCGATGTTTGTTCCAAAACAACCAGTTACAAAACCAAAGCATTGAGTTGCTGAACAGCAAGAACAAGCAATTATGTGAGAAGAAATTCTTAAATATACAGTTGAAAATTTAGTTGACATTTATGTTTTCAAAGATAAAAAATTTATTAAAGAGGAAAAAGACAAATTAGGAATAAAATAA